In the genome of Luteitalea pratensis, the window ACAGCACGACGGCGTCACGCGGCGCGACCTGTTTCGGATCGGCAACGTCCTGGCGATGCCTGTGCTCATGGGCGCCGCGAGCACGCGCGTGGACGGCGCGGCGGCTGGTCCACTCAAGCCAGGGCCGGAGATCTACCAGTCCATCGGCGTCGAGCCCGTCATCAACTGCCGCGGCACGTTCACCATCATCGGCGGGTCGGTGGAACGCCCTGAAGTGCGTGCAGCCATGGACGCGGCCTCGCGCTATTTCGTGCAGATCGACGAGTTGGCTGCCGCGGTCGGCCAGCGGCTTGCCGAGTTGACCGGCGCCGAATGGGGCATGGTGTCGGGCGGATGCGCGGCGGGTCTCAAGCACGTCACGGCGGCATGCGTGACCGGGGGCAACCCCGAACGCCTGGTGCGCATCCCTGACCTCACCGGTTTCGACAAGACCGAGGTCGTCAGCCCACGCTACTCGCGCAACGTCTACGACGCGGCGGTCCGCAACGTCGGCGTGACGATGATCACGGTCGAGACGATCGAGGAGCTCGAGCGCTCTCTTGGACCGAGAACCGCCATGATCTACCTGCTGGCCGGCGACGAGAGCACATCCGGGCCGATGTCGCTCGAGAACGTCGCGAAGGTCGCGCGACCGAAGAATATTCCCATCCTCATCGACGCCGCGGCCGAGGGACTGACAAGGCCCAACGTCCACCTCCAGGCAGGCGCGGACGTCGTCGCCTACAGTGGCGGCAAGGCACTGCGCGGACCGCAGTGCGCGGGGCTCCTGCTCGGTCGCAAGGACCTGCTGCTGTCGGCCTGGCAGGCGAGCGCGCCGCACCATGGTGCCGGCCGCGACAACAAGGTCGGGCGAGAAGAGACGC includes:
- a CDS encoding aminotransferase class V-fold PLP-dependent enzyme, translated to MQDDIQFDSQHDGVTRRDLFRIGNVLAMPVLMGAASTRVDGAAAGPLKPGPEIYQSIGVEPVINCRGTFTIIGGSVERPEVRAAMDAASRYFVQIDELAAAVGQRLAELTGAEWGMVSGGCAAGLKHVTAACVTGGNPERLVRIPDLTGFDKTEVVSPRYSRNVYDAAVRNVGVTMITVETIEELERSLGPRTAMIYLLAGDESTSGPMSLENVAKVARPKNIPILIDAAAEGLTRPNVHLQAGADVVAYSGGKALRGPQCAGLLLGRKDLLLSAWQASAPHHGAGRDNKVGREETLGMLAAVEAWMTRDHAAEWKTWLGWLDTVAKRVSAIPGVTTGVREPNGLSNRSPSLSITWDPAKLHITGPELADQLARTKPRIAVGAGGGRPGAGAEGMTSISVTAWMMQPGDDKVAADRIHGVLNATRAPRVTEMRAPSVNVAGRWDVDITFSSSQGRHSLMVEQDGNWLQGAHQGDFSARDLTGMVEGSDVVIRSVERRPGSSVTFTFSGTASGDTMSGQIHMGEYLTATFKATRHKYGGQRTRITVPQGPPLAT